The following coding sequences lie in one Arabidopsis thaliana chromosome 3, partial sequence genomic window:
- the WIH3 gene encoding cysteine-rich TM module stress tolerance protein (unknown protein; FUNCTIONS IN: molecular_function unknown; INVOLVED IN: biological_process unknown; LOCATED IN: cellular_component unknown; EXPRESSED IN: root; Has 30201 Blast hits to 17322 proteins in 780 species: Archae - 12; Bacteria - 1396; Metazoa - 17338; Fungi - 3422; Plants - 5037; Viruses - 0; Other Eukaryotes - 2996 (source: NCBI BLink).): MSYQDPQHPVSAPPPQGYPPKEGYPPAGYPPPAGYPPPQYPQAGYPPAGYPPPQQGYGQGYPAQGYPPPQYPQGHPPQYPYQGPPPPHYGQAPPKNKKDKKDSGGFMEGCLAMLCCCVLLEACF, translated from the exons atgtctTATCAAGACCCACAACATCCCGTTAgtgctcctcctcctcaag GGTATCCTCCTAAGGAAGGATATCCACCAGCAGGGTATCCTCCACCAGCAGGTTATCCTCCACCACAATATCCTCAAGCGGGATATCCTCCAGCAGGTTATCCTCCACCGCAGCAAGGATACGGTCAAGGATATCCAGCACAAGGCTATCCTCCACCGCAATATCCTCAAGGTCATCCACCACAATATCCTTATCAAGGTCCTCCACCACCGCATTATGGTCAGGCTCCAccgaaaaataagaaagataagaaGGATTCAGGAGGCTTCATGGAAGGATG TTTGGCTATGCTCTGCTGTTGCGTTCTCTTGGAAGCTTGCTTTTGA
- the WIH3 gene encoding cysteine-rich TM module stress tolerance protein: MLLFCQGILLRKDIHQQGILHQQVILHHNILKRDILQQVILHRSKDTVKDIQHKAILHRNILKVIHHNILIKVLHHRIMVRLHRKIRKIRRIQEASWKDVWLCSAVAFSWKLAFDRKMS, encoded by the exons atgttgttgttttgtcaGGGTATCCTCCTAAGGAAGGATATCCACCAGCAGGGTATCCTCCACCAGCAGGTTATCCTCCACCACAATATCCTCAAGCGGGATATCCTCCAGCAGGTTATCCTCCACCGCAGCAAGGATACGGTCAAGGATATCCAGCACAAGGCTATCCTCCACCGCAATATCCTCAAGGTCATCCACCACAATATCCTTATCAAGGTCCTCCACCACCGCATTATGGTCAGGCTCCAccgaaaaataagaaagataagaaGGATTCAGGAGGCTTCATGGAAGGATG TTTGGCTATGCTCTGCTGTTGCGTTCTCTTGGAAGCTTGCTTTTGATCGGAAGATGAGCTGA
- the TRB3 gene encoding telomere repeat binding factor 3 (telomere repeat binding factor 3 (TRB3); FUNCTIONS IN: single-stranded telomeric DNA binding, DNA binding, protein homodimerization activity, sequence-specific DNA binding transcription factor activity, double-stranded telomeric DNA binding; INVOLVED IN: in 7 processes; LOCATED IN: nucleus, nucleosome; EXPRESSED IN: 22 plant structures; EXPRESSED DURING: 14 growth stages; CONTAINS InterPro DOMAIN/s: Winged helix-turn-helix transcription repressor DNA-binding (InterPro:IPR011991), SANT, DNA-binding (InterPro:IPR001005), Homeodomain-like (InterPro:IPR009057), Myb, DNA-binding (InterPro:IPR014778), Histone H1/H5 (InterPro:IPR005818), Myb transcription factor (InterPro:IPR015495), Homeodomain-related (InterPro:IPR012287), HTH transcriptional regulator, Myb-type, DNA-binding (InterPro:IPR017930); BEST Arabidopsis thaliana protein match is: Homeodomain-like/winged-helix DNA-binding family protein (TAIR:AT5G67580.2); Has 536 Blast hits to 530 proteins in 102 species: Archae - 0; Bacteria - 0; Metazoa - 28; Fungi - 59; Plants - 395; Viruses - 0; Other Eukaryotes - 54 (source: NCBI BLink).), whose translation MGAPKLKWTPEEETALKAGVLKHGTGKWRTILSDPVYSTILKSRSNVDLKDKWRNISVTALWGSRKKAKLALKRTPLSGSRQDDNATAITIVSLANGDVGGQQIDAPSPPAGSCEPPRPSTSVDKIILEAITSLKRPFGPDGKSILMYIEENFKMQPDMKRLVTSRLKYLTNVGTLVKKKHKYRISQNYMAEGEGQRSPQLLLEGNKENTPKPEENGVKNLTKSQVGGEVMIMGMTEKEAAAAAARAVAEAEFAMAEAEEAAREADKAEAEAEAAHIFAKAAMKAVKYRMHSQTR comes from the exons ATGGGAGCTCCAAAGCTGAAGTGGacaccagaagaagaaacagctCTTAAAGCTGGAGTACTTAAACATGGAACTGGAAAATGGCGTACCATTCTCTCAGATCCTGTGTATAGCACAATTCTGAAGTCTCGTTCTAATGTGGATCTCAAG GACAAATGGAGAAATATAAGTGTAACAGCTTTATGGGGATCTAGGAAGAAGGCTAAGCTTGCTCTTAAAAGAACTCCTTTGTCGGGTAGTAGGCAAGACGATAACGCTACAGCTATTACCATTGTGTCTTTAGCTAATGGTGATGTAGGAGGACAACAGATTGATGCACCATCTCCTCCTGCAGGTTCTTGTGAACCTCCAAGACCTTCTACAAG TGTGGATAAGATTATATTGGAGGCTATTACCAGCTTGAAGAGACCATTTGGTCCTGACGGAAAGTCGATCTTGATGTATATAGAG GAGAATTTCAAGATGCAACCGGATATGAAACGGCTTGTGACTTCAAGGCTGAAGTATTTGACAAATGTTGGAACATTAGTTAAG AAAAAGCACAAATACAGGATTTCTCAGAATTATATGGCTGAAGGAGAAGGACAAAGGTCTCCTCAACTCTTGTTGGAAGGAAACAAGGAAAACACTCCGAAACCGGAGGAGAATGGCGTCAAAAATCTTACTAAATCCCAAGTAGGTGGAGAAGTTATGATAATGGGTAtgacagaaaaagaagctgCTGCAGCAGCTGCAAGAGCTGTGGCAGAAGCAGAATTTGCAATGGcagaagctgaagaagcaGCAAGAGAGGCAGATAAAGCAGAAGCCGAAGCTGAAGCTGCCCATATTTTTGCAAAAGCGGCGATGAAAGCTGTGAAGTATAGAATGCATAGCCAAACTCGgtaa
- the ARLA1B gene encoding ADP-ribosylation factor-like A1B (ADP-ribosylation factor-like A1B (ARLA1B); FUNCTIONS IN: GTP binding; INVOLVED IN: intracellular protein transport, protein transport, small GTPase mediated signal transduction; LOCATED IN: intracellular; EXPRESSED IN: hypocotyl, male gametophyte, root, pollen tube; EXPRESSED DURING: L mature pollen stage, M germinated pollen stage; CONTAINS InterPro DOMAIN/s: ADP-ribosylation factor (InterPro:IPR006688), Small GTP-binding protein (InterPro:IPR005225), Ras small GTPase, Rab type (InterPro:IPR003579), Small GTPase SAR1-type (InterPro:IPR006687), Ras small GTPase, Ras type (InterPro:IPR003577), ARF/SAR superfamily (InterPro:IPR006689); BEST Arabidopsis thaliana protein match is: ADP-ribosylation factor-like A1C (TAIR:AT3G49870.1); Has 16899 Blast hits to 16895 proteins in 575 species: Archae - 10; Bacteria - 254; Metazoa - 7961; Fungi - 2407; Plants - 2569; Viruses - 3; Other Eukaryotes - 3695 (source: NCBI BLink).) — MTLQPNLQAKEMELSLVGLQNSGKTSLVNVVATGEYSEDMIPTVGFNMRKVTKENVAIRLWDLGGQPRFRCMWERYCRAVSMIVYVVDAADTENLSVSRSELHDLLSNASLIGIPLLVLGNKIDIHGALSKEALTEEMGLSSVTSREVCCLMISCKNPTTIDQLTDWLVNHSKSKN; from the exons ATGACTTTGCAGCCTAATCTTCAAGCAAAAGAAATGGAGCTTTCTTTGGTAGGACTTCAAAATTCAGGAAAGACATCACTTGTTAATGTTGTTGCA ACTGGTGAATACAGTGAAGACATGATTCCTACG GTCGGGTTTAACATGAGGAAagtgacaaaagaaaatgttgcAATCAGACTATGGGATCTTGGTGGTCAACCAAGATTCCGCTGCATGTGGGAACGTTACTGTCGCGCTGTTTCTATGATTGT GTACGTAGTTGATGCTGCAGATACTGAAAACTTGAGTGTCTCGAGAAGTGAACTCCATGATTTGTTGAGCAATGCTTCGCTTATTGGTATTCCTCTTTTGGTTCTTGGGAACAAGATTGACATACATGGAGCTCTTTCCAAAGAAGCCTTGACAGAAGAAAT GGGGCTTAGTTCGGTTACAAGTAGAGAAGTCTGCTGTCTCATGATATCCTGCAAGAACCCTACCACCATTGATCAGCTCACTGATTGGCTTGTAAATcactcaaaatcaaagaactAA
- the ARLA1C gene encoding ADP-ribosylation factor-like A1C — protein sequence MELSLIGLQNAGKTSLVNVVATGGYSEDMIPTVGFNMRKVTKGNVTIKLWDLGGQPRFRSMWERYCRAVSAIVYVVDAADPDNLSVSKSELHDLLSKTSLNGIPLLVLGNKIDKPGALSKEALTDEMGLTSLTDREVCCFMISCKNSTNIDQVIDWLVKHSKSKN from the exons ATGGAGCTTTCTTTGATAGGACTTCAAAATGCAGGAAAGACATCACTTGTAAATGTTGTTGCA ACTGGTGGATACAGTGAAGACATGATTCCTACG GTCGGGTTTAACATGAGGAAAGTAACAAAAGGAAATGTTACAATCAAACTATGGGATCTTGGTGGTCAACCAAGATTCCGCAGCATGTGGGAACGTTACTGTCGCGCTGTTTCTGCCATTGT GTATGTAGTTGATGCTGCAGATCCTGACAACCTAAGTGTGTCGAAAAGTGAACTCCATGATTTGTTGAGCAAGACTTCGCTTAATGGTATCCCTCTTCTCGTTCTTGGGAACAAGATTGACAAACCTGGAGCTCTGTCCAAAGAAGCCTTAACAGACGAAAT GGGACTTACATCACTTACAGATAGAGAAGTCTGCTGTTTCATGATATCATGCAAGAACTCTACCAACATTGATCAAGTCATTGATTGGCTCGTAAAGCATTCAAAGTCGAAGAACTAA
- the ARLA1C gene encoding ADP-ribosylation factor-like A1C (ADP-ribosylation factor-like A1C (ARLA1C); FUNCTIONS IN: GTP binding; LOCATED IN: nucleus, plasma membrane, vacuole, cytoplasm; EXPRESSED IN: male gametophyte, cultured cell, callus, pollen tube; EXPRESSED DURING: L mature pollen stage, M germinated pollen stage; CONTAINS InterPro DOMAIN/s: Small GTP-binding protein (InterPro:IPR005225), ARF/SAR superfamily (InterPro:IPR006689); BEST Arabidopsis thaliana protein match is: ADP-ribosylation factor-like A1D (TAIR:AT5G67560.1); Has 19452 Blast hits to 19446 proteins in 945 species: Archae - 22; Bacteria - 898; Metazoa - 8888; Fungi - 2713; Plants - 2635; Viruses - 3; Other Eukaryotes - 4293 (source: NCBI BLink).) yields the protein MGLLEAFLNWLRSLFFKQEMELSLIGLQNAGKTSLVNVVATGGYSEDMIPTVGFNMRKVTKGNVTIKLWDLGGQPRFRSMWERYCRAVSAIVYVVDAADPDNLSVSKSELHDLLSKTSLNGIPLLVLGNKIDKPGALSKEALTDEMGLTSLTDREVCCFMISCKNSTNIDQVIDWLVKHSKSKN from the exons atgggTTTGTTGGAAGCTTTTCTCAATTGGCTTCGTAG CCTCTTCTTCAAGCAAGAAATGGAGCTTTCTTTGATAGGACTTCAAAATGCAGGAAAGACATCACTTGTAAATGTTGTTGCA ACTGGTGGATACAGTGAAGACATGATTCCTACG GTCGGGTTTAACATGAGGAAAGTAACAAAAGGAAATGTTACAATCAAACTATGGGATCTTGGTGGTCAACCAAGATTCCGCAGCATGTGGGAACGTTACTGTCGCGCTGTTTCTGCCATTGT GTATGTAGTTGATGCTGCAGATCCTGACAACCTAAGTGTGTCGAAAAGTGAACTCCATGATTTGTTGAGCAAGACTTCGCTTAATGGTATCCCTCTTCTCGTTCTTGGGAACAAGATTGACAAACCTGGAGCTCTGTCCAAAGAAGCCTTAACAGACGAAAT GGGACTTACATCACTTACAGATAGAGAAGTCTGCTGTTTCATGATATCATGCAAGAACTCTACCAACATTGATCAAGTCATTGATTGGCTCGTAAAGCATTCAAAGTCGAAGAACTAA